A stretch of Geomonas oryzisoli DNA encodes these proteins:
- a CDS encoding DsbC family protein: MRKADSCFFRRLGLWLIAPLLLMVLVSAASAKDLDLSKAVKVGNGKIMVIEFTDPECPFCRKAEAYFQKRSDVTRYIFFLPLKSHPASKGKVQYILSAKDKEKAYLEVAAGTADRWKLSEITPEGIALQQEHEQIAREHGMNATPIFMVYGSVVRGFDLNKLLPLLK; encoded by the coding sequence ATGCGTAAAGCAGACAGTTGTTTTTTCAGGCGCCTGGGCCTTTGGCTCATAGCACCGTTACTTCTGATGGTTCTTGTCTCGGCAGCCTCCGCCAAAGACCTCGATCTCAGCAAGGCGGTTAAAGTAGGGAACGGCAAGATCATGGTGATAGAGTTCACCGATCCGGAGTGCCCCTTCTGCAGGAAAGCGGAGGCGTATTTCCAAAAGCGCAGTGACGTCACCCGCTATATCTTCTTTCTCCCCCTGAAAAGCCACCCCGCCTCCAAGGGTAAGGTGCAGTACATCCTGTCTGCGAAAGACAAAGAGAAAGCCTACCTGGAGGTGGCGGCGGGCACGGCTGACAGGTGGAAACTGTCGGAGATCACCCCCGAGGGGATCGCGCTGCAACAGGAGCACGAACAGATAGCCAGGGAGCACGGCATGAACGCGACCCCCATTTTCATGGTCTACGGCAGCGTCGTGCGAGGCTTCGACTTGAACAAGCTGTTGCCGCTGTTGAAGTAA
- a CDS encoding acylphosphatase, with the protein MKIRASLIVRGRVQGVAFRHHTARTAQQLGVSGWVRNLADGAVEACFEGEEADVLAMVQWCRRGPELARVDELIEKLAEYTGEFTGFEVRG; encoded by the coding sequence ATGAAAATAAGGGCGAGCCTGATCGTGCGCGGGAGGGTCCAGGGGGTGGCTTTTCGTCACCACACCGCCCGCACCGCGCAACAACTCGGGGTGAGCGGTTGGGTCCGCAACCTCGCCGACGGCGCCGTCGAGGCCTGTTTCGAAGGCGAGGAAGCCGACGTGTTGGCGATGGTGCAGTGGTGCCGCAGGGGGCCGGAGTTGGCCAGGGTGGATGAGCTGATTGAGAAACTGGCCGAGTACACCGGTGAGTTTACCGGTTTCGAGGTGAGGGGATAG
- the proC gene encoding pyrroline-5-carboxylate reductase produces the protein MDKKTGFIGGGNMAEAIIKGLLAGGVPAAELAVSEPSESRRNLLAERYGVQVLSDNVELCRMSDTIVLAVKPQVAPQVLGALGAGLTEKLFISIMAGVKSAAIEGMLGSGARVVRVMPNTPALVLQGASAISRGYNATEDDLVLTRRIFDLVGTTCVVDEKLLDAVTGVSGSGPAYVLTFIEALSDAGVKHGLTRDVATALAAQTVYGTAKLLLESHEHPAVLKSNVASPGGTTIAAMHSLDRDGFRAATINAVDVCVARSKELGEK, from the coding sequence ATGGACAAGAAAACAGGGTTCATCGGCGGCGGCAACATGGCGGAGGCGATCATCAAGGGGCTTCTGGCCGGGGGCGTGCCGGCGGCCGAACTCGCCGTGTCCGAGCCATCCGAGTCGCGCCGCAACCTTTTGGCGGAGCGCTACGGCGTGCAGGTCCTCTCCGACAACGTGGAGCTGTGCAGGATGAGCGATACCATCGTCCTCGCCGTCAAGCCCCAGGTCGCCCCGCAGGTGCTCGGCGCGCTGGGCGCAGGACTCACCGAGAAGCTCTTCATCTCCATCATGGCAGGGGTCAAAAGTGCCGCCATCGAAGGGATGCTCGGCTCCGGGGCCCGCGTGGTCCGCGTCATGCCCAACACACCCGCCCTGGTTCTGCAGGGGGCTTCCGCCATCTCCCGCGGCTACAACGCCACCGAGGACGACCTCGTCCTCACCCGCAGGATCTTCGACCTGGTCGGCACCACCTGCGTGGTCGACGAAAAGCTGCTCGACGCCGTCACCGGCGTTTCCGGCAGCGGCCCGGCCTATGTGCTCACCTTCATCGAGGCGCTGAGCGACGCAGGCGTGAAGCACGGCCTCACCCGGGACGTCGCCACCGCGCTGGCCGCCCAGACCGTGTACGGCACCGCGAAGCTGCTCCTGGAGAGCCACGAGCACCCGGCGGTCCTGAAAAGCAACGTCGCCTCGCCGGGGGGAACCACCATCGCCGCCATGCACTCGCTGGATCGCGACGGTTTCCGCGCCGCCACCATCAACGCCGTCGACGTCTGTGTGGCCCGGTCCAAGGAACTGGGGGAGAAATGA